The genomic segment ACGCTTGGAGAGACATTTGGAGCACATGAGGAAGACCGTGAGAAACACCGAATCAGACAGAAGCGCTGTGCTGCGTCGACAGGTGCGTCTCACACACGCTGAACCCTctgaaacaggtgtgtgtgtgtgttaatatccCGTGTGTGTTGTGCAGGTGTCTCTGGAGCGTCTAGGTTCAGTGGATCGGACTGATGTTCAGCTGAAGCTGCAGAAGCTGGATCTGCTGGAGCAGGAGTATCACCGGCTGACGGAGACTCAGAGCTCCACTGAGAGGAAGATCAGACAGCTGGAGAGGAAACTACAGGAAGAGGAACATCAGAGGAAACTGGTGCAGGAGAAAGCAGCTCAGGTTCGTCTGtcctcctgtctgtctgtctgtcagtctgtatgTATGATGTTAACGCTGTTGATCTGTTCTGTGCTCAGTTGCAGACGGGTCTAGAAGCCAATCGTCTGCTCATCCAGTCTGTCTCTCCACGTCCACATAAATCCAGCAGAATCAAACCGAAGAAACTCGCAACAAAGGTAAACTTGTGAAGACAAATCGGATTCCTCAAACACGTTACTCAAACTACTTGGAGGTGGGAGATATGACCAGAATCACCATGATATAAGTCATTTTAACCACAGTAAGAACCAACATCACTATACAGTACTTCTGCCCGAAATCAGATTCTAGTTTAATTTAAAGTCGTAGCCTTTATTTCTCAACAGTGTTGCTTAAATGACTGTTAATAACTTTTAGAAATTCAAAAATTAAAATCAGACTCTTTAACAGCTGGCTAAATTTGACAAGGCAGCCTTTAAATCTCTTAATGGAACAAAGCCAACTTACATTTAAATCTTGTAACGGAACAAAACAGACTTATATTTAAATCTCGTAACAGAACAAAACCGACTGATATTTAAATCTCGTAACAGAACAAAACCGACTGATGTTTAAATCTCATAACAGAATAGACTCGACCAATATTTATATGTCGTAACTTAAAACCGACCGATATTTAAATCTCGTAACAACAAAACCGACCGATATTTAAATcttgtaacataaaaaaacagactgatatttaaattttgtaacagaacaaaacagattaATATTTGAATCTCGTAACAGAACAAATCCTACCGATATTTAAATCTTGTAACATAACAAAACAGACTGATATTTAAATTTTGTAACCGAACAAAACCGACCGATATTTGAATCTCGTAACAGGAAAAAAACGACTGATATTTAAATCTTGTAACGGAACAAAACCAACTGATATTTAAATCTTGTAACGGAACAAAGCCGATGATATTTAAATCTTGTAACGGAACAAAACCGACTGATATTTAAATCTTGTAACGGAACAAAACCGACTGATATTTAAATCTTGTAACGGAACAAAACAGACTTATATTTAAATCTTGTAACAGAACAAAGCCAACTAATATTTAAATCTTGTAACGGAACAAAACCGACTGATATTTAAATCTTGTAACGGAACAAAACCGACTGATATTTAAATCTTGTAACAGAATAGACTCTACCAATATTTATATGTCGTAACTTAAAACCGACCGATATTTAAAATTCGTAACAACAAAACCGACCGATATTTAAATCTCGTAACATAAAAAAACAGACTGATATTTAAATTTtgtaacagaacaaaacagattaATATTTGAATCTCGTAACAGAACAAATCCGACCGATATTTAAATCTTGTAACTGGACAAAATGGACCGATATTTAAATCTTGTGACATAACAAAACCGACTGATATTTAAGTTTTGTAACCGAACAAAACCGACCGATATTTGAATCTCGTAACTGGACAAAATGGACCGATATTTAAATTTCGTAACAGTAACAGAAGAGAACCAACCGATATTTAAATCTTGTAACAAAACAGAACTGACCCGACGATACTTAAATCTCAAAATAGAACAGATCAAGccgatatttaagcattataatagaaaaaaatctaacaatATTTAAATccactaatttaaaaaaacaacaaacatttaAATCTTGTAATACAACAAAATAGACTGATAAGGAGATCATAACCTGCCAATATGTATATTTCTTAATAGAATAAAAAGCATATATCAGCTCTAAAACTTGTTTTTGGTAAAGCGCTAAACATTAAAGATATAATAATATGactttctgtgaagctgctttgaatgtGCATTGTCATAATTGttttacacaaataaatgaatgtctGCTTTAATTACTGAGATGAGACGCTcgtgtgtgtttctgcagaaaCATCCGTCGCAGCCGCAGCCGCATTACAGACTCAGTCTGGGAGACGTGCCGTTTGTGACCGGGACGgtaaagacacaaacacactaacATTTGATTTTATACTCAACTTTGTCATGGGTTTTTTGCATCAAAAACAGTTGCGTGTTTATGAATATGGAGCAGCATTGTGGAcgttaatgtgtctgtgtgtcttcaGTCGACAGGCTCGAGTCACTCCGTACGAGCAAACGTCCAGCACGTCCTTCATCTCATGACGCAGCATCATCCTCAGCTGTGTAACGAGCGGGTGCTAGGACACGCCCCCTCCGCCAATCACAGCACtagctcctcctcttcctgtgGGGAGGAGCTGTCCGAGCTGCTGCTGACGCTGCAGGACGAGTTTGGACAGATGAGCTTGTGAGGCTTGTTCTTGTCATTTTATTAGTGACCTGAAACTCATTTTTTAGGTTAACttgaaacactgttattttaaaatcaattacatactatttttatttttttataatatatttttttagatatttattttctgctttcatgttaattttagttaaagttttagtacttttgttgtgtgttattgtctttttttatgtctatataatatattttttattattatttcagttttagttattttagtacataaagttaaattaaacttaaaattactaatattttcatggaaagtcacagaatttttttgttttattttatttcagttgatatttattgtgtttaaaaaaatatttatttattttattttggttttagttttaatgaactataataactctgatttgaattactgaaattactaaatctaaaaataaaacaactgaaattaaaaataaaactgaaataaaaaataacaaataattaaatttaataaaataaatttaaaaaaaaaacagcaaaaatggaaaaattgactattccttaaaaataaaaactaattgaaattattaataaattctataataatgctactttatactaaaataaaggttaaagggagatttcacaaaaaaatctataattattataactattattattttatgtaaatgaacaaaagaactcAAATTGTTCACCCacttcacttattaaaaatattaaataatttcatagAGAGCACATGATTTAGTTTATAAATGGCAATGTGTTTTTAACGCTTGGAAAGAGTGAAGCACTTGGTTCAGAAAGCTCAGTTTCACACACACTCAGTTTCTGGATCAGTTTCAAGTGAGCTGTCCCTTTAGTGGAgtaagaggtgtgtgtgtgtgtgtgtgtgtgtgtcagcgagCAGCAGGGATTGGCCAGACAGATCCAGTCGTGTGGTTCGGATCGCTTGCGGCAGGATTTGGAGCGAGAGATGGAGTCTCTGGTGAAGAGGATGGAGAATAAAGGAGAACAGATCGCTAAAGTCAGACGCCATCAAGCTCGGGTAACAGCGGCCCACAATGCAACTCCAGATGCATGCATGCTGGAAAGATAGCTGATGTTAAATGCACTGATTTCTTTtatgatgtttaaaaaaatagtataatattattctaatgtaaaacatctgttttctgtgtgaatctgtgttaaagtgtaatgtatttctgtgatgctccgctgtattttcagcatcattcctccagtcttcagtgtcacatgatcttcagaaatcagaataatatgatgatttactgctcaagaaacatttctgattattatcaatgttgaacacagttgtgctgctcaatatttctgtggaaactgtgatgcttttagtttttcaggattcacagatgaaatagaaatctactgttacattataaatgtctttactggcacttttgatcaatttaatgcatcctttatgAATAAGTGTCTTTTTTTAAGCAGCACGAATGTTCTCGACACTGATaataattggaaatgtttcttgagcagcaaatgatttctgaagatcatgtgacactgaagactggaggaatgatgctgaaaatacagcggagcatcacagaaatacattacactttaacacagattcactcaGAGAACAGTTGTTTTAGATTCTAATAATATTCTAACATTTTTTGCTGTGGTTTTCAATCTAAATAAATGCAGAAGACAGCACGTATTCCAAACTCTGGAGCGCTGGTGTCTGATCTGATGCACATGTCTCTGTCAGATGGAGACGTGGAGGAGACGGTGTGGTGGTCAGAAGAGcgcaggaggaagaggagcgcAGGTGAAGGTCAAAGAGAGACCAGGTGAGCGCAGCAGAGACTCTCTGCGTCTGCTGAAGGACATGCGCTCGCTGCAGACCTCTCTGTGCAGCTGGGAATACTGACCACATGCGAGGCTCAGGGTCAAAGGGCACAACAAAAcagatttatatatgtgtgtggggttttttttttttctttggaaaattGGCTAAAAATAATGTAACAGTGCAGAGAATCTCAGTGTTCttcaaacagctttttttttatgcagaatatcatttattttatttgttttcatcacTTTCTTCTTTTGGTTTGTTTGCATGGTTTTTCCGGATGTTTGATTTAATTGGAAAACAAATGATGTGCGTTAAGACGTCTCTTCAGCTTTATCACATGAAGGCTTTATCATGTGTTATAATATTTCTGGAGCAGAATAAAGGACTGATGTTCAAATCATCAAAAAACAATAAGATTTGAAACAAAAAGAATATCTAGTTGTTTCTACCTTAATTACCCAGAATCTTGAGCAACACGTTACAGTAAGATCTCATTAGTTATCATTAGTTAATGAACATGAACTTACAATTAGTAAACATATTTTCACAGCATCTGttacttctgttttttttcttctgcattaATATTAACAGATAAATTTTAgaattcttaaattaaaaaaatatttttattgttaatgttaactaatgtgaacaaatggaaccttattgtgaagtgtttttattattatctgattTGAAGCctgatattttactgtttttcagTGTTTGTTGTTTATAATGACATATCCCGAtgtttatttgatgaaatgatttGGATTGTATTATAATGTTTACATATTTGTGTTGTTTCTGTGATCGAGTGATATTGAACATTACACTTTTCTTTTAAAAAGCGTATGATGGATTTTATTTGAATTGAGCAGCGATTTGTTGACGCTGCAAtcgtttttagtgtgtgtgtgtgtgtgtcagagagagagagagagagagtgtgtgtcagagagagagagtgtgtgtcagagagagagagagagagagtgtgtgtcagagagagagagagagagagagtgtgtgtgtgtgtgtgtgtgtcagagagagagagagagagagtgtgtgtcagagagagagagtgtgtgtcagagagagagagagagagagtgtgtgtcagagagagagagagtgtgtgtgtgtgtgtgtgtgtcagagagagagagagtgtgtgtgtgtgtgtgtgtcagagagagagagtgtgtgtgtgtgtgtcagagagagagagagtgtgtgtgtgtgtgtgtgtcagagagagagagagtgtgtgtgtgtgtgtgtcagagagggatagagtgtgtgtgtgtgtgtgtgtcagagagagagagagagagagtgtgtgtcagagagagagagagagagagagagagtgtgtgtgtgtgtgtgtgtcagagagagagagtgtgtgtgtgtgtgtgtgtcagagagagagagtgtgtgtgtgtgtgtgtcagagagagagagagagagtgtgtgtgtgtgtcagagagagagagagtgtgtgtgtgtgtgtgtgtgtcagagagggatagagtgtgtgtgtgtgtgtgtcagagagagagagagagagagtgtgtgtcagagagagagagagagagagtgtgtgtgtgtgtgtgtgtgtgtgtgtcagagagagagagagtgtgtgtgtgtgtgtgtgtgtcagagagagagagcgtgtgtgtgtgtgtgtcagagagagagagagtgtgtgtgtgtgtgtgtgtgtcagagagagatagagtgtgtgtgtgtgtgtcagagagagagagagagtgtgtgtcagagagagagagagagagagagagagagagtgtgtgtcagagagagagagagtgtgtgtgtgtgtgtgtgtgtgtcagagagagagagagtgtgtgtgtgtcagagagagagagagtgtgtgtgtgtgtgtcagagagagagagagagatagagtgtgtgtgtgtgtgtgtcagagagagagagtgtgtgagtgtgtatgtgtttcagagtgtgtgtgtgtgtgtgtgtgtgagagagagtgtgattattgtgagtgtgtgtgtgtgagggagagtgtGTCtcggaatgtgtgtgtgagagatagagagtcagagagtgtgtgtgtgtgtgtgtcagagagagagggagagagtgtgtgtgtgtgtgtgtcagagagagggagagagtgtgtgtgtgtcagagagagggagagagtgtgtgtgtgtcagggagagagagagagagagagtgtgtgtgtgagagagagagtgtgagtattgtgagtgtgtgtgagagagagagagagagtgtgtgtgtgtgtgtgagagtgtgtatgtgtttcagagtgtgtgtgagagagagagtgtgagtattgtgagtgtgtgtcagagagagagagagagagtgtgtgtgtgtatgtgtttcagagtgtgtgtgagtattgtgagtgtgtgtgtgagcgagagagagagagagagtgtgaatgtgtgagggAATGTCtcggaatgtgtgtgtgagagatagtgtgtgtgtgagaatgtgtgcgtttcagagtgtgtgtgtgtgtgtgtgtgagagagagagtattgagagtgagtgtgtgtgagagagagagtgtgagtattgagagagagtgtgtgtgtgtgtgtgtgtgatacactggtgctcaaacttttttttgtgaGGATGgcttgaaatatgtatttttactgCACTGAATAAAAACCAAATGAATGATGTATCTGAGATGGTTTGTTTCGTCTGAGACTCCAggagtttttaaataaaaccttttatttGTCATCTATATTCTGATTCCTAATCCTCACGTAAGATGAAGACACAATGATCCGTACAGCGTCTCCACACGTGTGTGTCCAGAACAACAGCATCAGAACGAAACGACTAAACTAGAGGCGTTCTGCTTTCACGTAGTTCTGTCATACTTTACAATAAAGACTCATCTGTTAACATCAACGCTTTCACCGACAGGAAGTCTTTCATCAACTTGAACTCTGACCAACCTCGACACAAATATCAATCCATGCACTTGCTGCACATTCAGTGTTCGTTTGTAACGCGACTCGGTTTTACTGAACTCGAGATCATAAAGAAAACCTTCATGagaagagagaaacacacacgaATGACACAAGAGAAGGTTTTTATTCCAAACCAAAGAAAACCAATGTTATTTACCCTCACCTACAGGTACAAATACCAGAAAATAGATTCATTAAATCAACATGTGTGtgtaaaaagtcataatttagaAATGGATGTTCTGTACACAAGGCGACGCAAAAAACACTTATTGCACAAGAAAACAATAGCATCTTATctgtaataattattaactaaaaTACAATGGGAACTCTATAAGAAagcatttacattatttaaagttGACTGCGAGCAtgaactcttttttttaaatatatatatttttttcaaatacagcAGAAGTTGTTAGAAAAACTAAATGTTTGAAGCCAAAAATCCCTAACAATCCCTCACATGGACACGTTTTATTTCTACGCTTGACTGAGTTATCGTAAATATATAAACCTCAATGCTTCAGGAACATGAGTTTCTCCTGAAAAAAATAACCcactaaaagtaataataataaaaataaattctaacaaaaagtattttaaaatatttatatataaatgaaaaaacttgggggggggggggggattgcaTGAAGAGGTTTTTTAGGACCATTAAAATTGTTCCATTATGCATTAAtgtaatgaaaattaaacatacagtatataaatataaatatatatatatatatatatatatatactgtaatgaataaaaaaaattgtaaataaatttaaGGACGTTTCATTAATGTTACAATGATAATGGTCTTTAAAACAGGCTTATTTTAGATCataacattattaatttttttgagtTTTTGTGAAACTGACACAGGTTAATGTTAGCGACCCGTGCGAGAGAAGCTAGTAAAAGCAAActgacatcactttttttttttctgtcctatgCAGATTTTGGCAAATGCACTTAGAGTCACacctgtgcaaacacacacacacacacacacacacactccggatAGATATCTCTGTATATCCATGTAGCTTCAGAACTGAACGGTTTTATACATAGATCTCTTTTTAAAGTCACTCAGGAAGGCAACGCAAACATTTGTAAGGCAAGATCCATTAGACGCACACATTCTGCCATCCTGAGAAAGAAAAGTGTGAGGGCTGCGTAGCCCTTTAAAACACACAACTATATGTACAGATCCAGAAAGTTCCTCTACGGCGCGtccggaaacacacacacacacacacacacacacacacgctctaatCGCTCTCTGGCCGCCAGCCGCTGCTCGCTTGACTGAGATGTTCAATGATTGTTTTGGGATTCGGGGAATGGAGAAATGTTGCTGTGTTGCGTTTTTCTGTGTAAACAGGGACAACTTATGTCTGAGGGGTGAAATCTGTTGAAAGTAAAAGATAAATTATCAAAAGGATTTGTCTCGTCTGACAATTTCTGTACGCTACAAACGCTGAAAAGAAAACAGTGGCTTCGTCTGATGTGTAACAAAATAACAACTACTACAAAACAATTCTAAAAATGTAACACCGGGCTGCTGGAAATGTAACAAGTTCTAGAAGAGTAACACCAGGCTGCTGGAATCGCTTCTAagtgttaaaaatgtaacaattccAGCAACTGGTGTTACAAGTTGTAAaaatgggttacactttattttaatgtgtccttgttctaGTGtacttatacatttaagtactgagtaatattaagtAATTACCTACTTACTATACAGTTAGGGTTAGGATAATGGttgcttgcatgtaattatgcataaataattgttattataatagtaaatacatgtgtaacaaggacacctttaaataaagtgttacctaaaattGTAACACCAGGCTGCTGAAATTGCTAGAAAGTGTAAAAAACGTATTAGTTCCAGCAACTGGTGTTACACTGTTACAAGTTGTACAAATACAACAGCAGACAGCTGGAATTATTGCAAAGTTAAAAATGTAACACCGGGCTGCTGGAATTGTTatgagttttaaaaatgtaacactgTGACATCACGCAGCTGGACTTGTTACAAGTTCTAAAAGTGTAACACCATGATTCTGAAATTGTTACAAAGATTTTAAAACGTAACAATTCAAGCAGCTGGTGTTACACTGTTAAAAgttgtacaaaaacaaaaaaataacaccaaGCAGCTGGAATCACTACAATCTTTAGAAACGTTACACTGGGTATCTGGAATTGTTAGGAGTGATAAAAATGTAACACCAGGATCCTGGAACTGTCACaagtttaaaacaaatgtaacacCAGGCAGCTGTATTTGTTACAAGTTCTAAACACCCGTGTTTGTTACCgcttttaaaaatgtaacgcTGGGCTGCTGGACTTGTTACGTTTCCTACAACGAGTTGTTTCATTTAGAATAGAATATGTTTAGCTATTACAACGTGGCCACTGAGAACATCACTCTTTTCAGTCGTAATGTTTGCGTATTATTACACACTCCTCCGACTGCGCGACACCATCCATCGTTCTCCACTGAGCAAGACGCGTCTCCACAGCAACGGCAAGAAGGCAACAATGAAGCGTTCCTCAAAGCCTCGTCGGTATTTCACCAAGACAGAATCCATCAGGTGACCTTTGCCCTAGCGACGTCACTGGCCGTGTTTGTCGCAGTCGTCGTCCAGGCATCCGTTCATGCGGTGCGAGTCGTCTCCGAAGGCTCCCTGAGACTGCAGCAGCTCGAACTCCTCGTCCAGGAAGTCCAGCGAGTTGTTGCTCGGTAGTCCGCGGATGGTGAACTTGTGCGAGACTTTGGCCCACTGCTCGCGGTTGGCGGCCACGCGCTCGTAAAGCTCGGCCGAACGCGGGAAAATCTCCTGCAGGAGCCTggaaaagaaccagttcggttaAACTCTCGAGCTGCTCTTGACACATAAGCAGCGTCGCATGCATGAAGTGAGATGTTCTCTGACTTGTATATTGGCATGGCAATGTGCTCCATGAAGCTGATCTGGAGTTCAGGGATGTAGGCTTTCTCACGGTCCATCATCTCGCTGGGTCTGTTTCCCATCGCCTTCTCCTGAAGACACAAGAACAGAGTCAGGTGCATCAATGATCGAACTCCATCTCCTGCATCTCTTCAGTCGTCTGATAGTGTACAGTATCCAGTCAAagttgtttccagaagctttacttccactgttcctcagcggaggaatgatcttcacaagcctccagaacacctcacatcttctgaggagccttgctTTCTTCAGCTCTCCATCACTGCGTTATACTGAACATCTCATCTTCCTGAGAGACACATGAGCACAGATAGAAATGAGGTTGAACTCACCAGATCGCCCTGAGAGAAGAACTCTTTATAGATCAGCtcctgtaaaacacacacagaagagTCAGAGAGTTTGACTGAGCGCTGGGGGTCTCGGGTGAGTTAGTGAGCTTCAGGACTGTACCGCGATCTTCCTGGTGGTCTTCCAGCCCTTGGTCTGGTCAGAGAGGTCACAGGAGGTCATGAGGAGACACAGCAGCAGACTGCGATGGCTTTGACTCCTCGGGTTGTAACCGGCTGCACAGACACACTTATACTAAATACTCACATTAATAAAAACTCAAGACAAGACATTTTTTATTCTCACTACAGCTGAAACACtacatttcatttttactttattgTGCAGGacagtccagtgttattttaaaatcattgagatactattatattttttataatatttagaattttgtttagttctttttcattatttaaaaatattttattttattttctgtttttggttACTagctgatttttttaatgtttatttcatttagcaAAACTATAAATTTTTTGttaatgattttagtttttgttaactataacaaccctgtggttgaacatttattaatattatttatttacaaattattatttttattttacatttttatctcaattaattaattaattcatttttattatataattttattttattttattttattttttatttaaattaaaatattatatatatcttttaacctattttatttctcaaaatttaaataaaacttagttaactttttaacaaatacaaacaaaactttatttatttggaattatttaatatttttattatattaatatatattattttatataatatttttataaattatggtagatttaataatttcttttttttttttactttctctgaaacatttttttctaaTAGAAATGTAACAGGTGATGTTTATTAAGCCCTGAAATGGTCTCACCATCAGCCATCTTCTGCAGGTCCTTGAAGATCCTCAGGTGATGAGCCAGATCTGTGGCCAGGATGATCTCTCTCATCAGATCCAGCATCCGCTGATAGTCCTGAACACCAGAGAGAGCAGAGCATCATGGTCAGAATGACTCATAGACTTGATCCTTTTCAATCAGAGAAATCGAGCTCGTCGAGGAAGAGATGCACCTTTCTGGAGAACTTCTCAAAGATGTTGCAGCCGTGTGTGTTGAGGATGGCGATGGCCTGAGCGAAGTGATGtctctgaaacacaaacacacacacatagacactacTAGATCagcactgagtgtgtgtgtgtgtgtgtgtgtgtgtgtgtgtgtgtgtgtgtgtgtgtgtgtgcgtggtgaacagcagagggcagcagaCACACTCCATCTGAGCATCATTCACAGGTGCAAACACATCACAGTTATAGTATAAactcatgagtgtgtgtgtgtgtgtgtgtgtacctccatCACAGATCCCTCTGAACTGTAAAGGGCTGCCAGAACAGATTGCTGGTGAAAACAGATAAATGTCACACATATTAATTCATAACATTTCACACAAACCATGAAGCGTCTCACGAAGACATTCGGCGGATGAGGGACGTACCGAGGCCACCTGGAAGGAGTTGTTGGTTCCTCGGTGGTCCAGATCATGACACATGCAGGACACGAAGAGCGCCAGGATCTCTATATCTCTGCCAGAACAGAAATTACATCATTTAGTAGGAAACAAAAATTCTACATTTCAATTGTGACtgtatagaaaatatataaattgaataaattagtagtacaaaattataaacatttaattagtaCAAAATAGCACAAATGTGAATAAATTAGTagttcaaaataatataaattgaaaagaaaattgaacaaaataatataaatgtaattagtaCAAAATGGCATAAATTTGAATCAATTAGtagaaaataatataaactttaaaaatcagaaaaaaaagtttattttatattgatattgtattcttaatatttgttttatgctTGTGAAGCACTTTGAGTTGCATTCCATGTAGGaaaagtactatataaattattattattattattattattattattataagttgaATTAATTAGTTGTACTTCGTTACTTTTAAATCATTAGTAAAAAGGtcatgtgaaaaaaacaaaacaataaaactagAAGCATCCTAATGTACAGGAGTGAGCTGAACACATCTTAAATCAttactacatttttaaataaaattactacATTCATAATTCAAGTGGAGTGCCTTAATCTGGGAGGTGATGAATTGTTGATTTGATTCATTTACATGAGCTGTCTGAATCAACTGattcactcaaatgattcaaacCCCACAGCTGACTGTAAAGCTGTGTAAAGCTCAGCAATGCAGTGTTTTATCCTGTGGCACTGGTTGGGAAAGCAGCTTGTTCCTGGTCTGAGTGGTTCTCTGCTTACTCGAGGTAGTTGGACAGTTGGAGGTTCTTGTAGAGCAGGTAGCAGAAGTGTGAGACGGAGAAAGCGTGCATCCAGTTATGATACGGAGGGTCTCTGTAGCCCTTCTTCACCATCAGACAAAACCTACAACAACAGGAAAAGATGCTCTGAATGTGTCTTATTGATTCATCAGGCAGAAGCTCATCATCCCTCTGCAATGACTTATAGATGAGTCGCTCTGTTGCCTAGCaacagcatcagcatca from the Carassius gibelio isolate Cgi1373 ecotype wild population from Czech Republic chromosome A15, carGib1.2-hapl.c, whole genome shotgun sequence genome contains:
- the LOC128029103 gene encoding centrosomal protein of 57 kDa isoform X3 — encoded protein: MDASSKPSARREKEGVTAPLRGRLMSDTASLPSYTEYPSGRPFINTHLPFTNRVTKAFPESSGAAILSALKNLQEKIRLLELERCDAQKKLQTVSRESTHSDHTHTNHDLLSQLSAAEAQCSRLERHLEHMRKTVRNTESDRSAVLRRQVSLERLGSVDRTDVQLKLQKLDLLEQEYHRLTETQSSTERKIRQLERKLQEEEHQRKLVQEKAAQLQTGLEANRLLIQSVSPRPHKSSRIKPKKLATKKHPSQPQPHYRLSLGDVPFVTGTSTGSSHSVRANVQHVLHLMTQHHPQLCNERVLGHAPSANHSTSSSSSCGEELSELLLTLQDEFGQMSFEQQGLARQIQSCGSDRLRQDLEREMESLVKRMENKGEQIAKVRRHQARKTARIPNSGALVSDLMHMSLSDGDVEETVWWSEERRRKRSAGEGQRETR
- the LOC128029103 gene encoding centrosomal protein of 57 kDa isoform X2, with translation MDASSKPSARREKGVTAPLRGRLMSDTASLPSYTEYPSGRPFINTHLPFTNRVTKAFPESSGAAILSALKNLQEKIRLLELERCDAQKKLQTVSRESTHSDHTHTNHDLLSQLSAAEAQCSRLERHLEHMRKTVRNTESDRSAVLRRQVSLERLGSVDRTDVQLKLQKLDLLEQEYHRLTETQSSTERKIRQLERKLQEEEHQRKLVQEKAAQLQTGLEANRLLIQSVSPRPHKSSRIKPKKLATKKHPSQPQPHYRLSLGDVPFVTGTSTGSSHSVRANVQHVLHLMTQHHPQLCNERVLGHAPSANHSTSSSSSCGEELSELLLTLQDEFGQMSFEQQGLARQIQSCGSDRLRQDLEREMESLVKRMENKGEQIAKVRRHQARMETWRRRCGGQKSAGGRGAQVKVKERPGERSRDSLRLLKDMRSLQTSLCSWEY
- the LOC128029103 gene encoding centrosomal protein of 57 kDa isoform X4, which encodes MSDTASLPSYTEYPSGRPFINTHLPFTNRVTKAFPESSGAAILSALKNLQEKIRLLELERCDAQKKLQTVSRESTHSDHTHTNHDLLSQLSAAEAQCSRLERHLEHMRKTVRNTESDRSAVLRRQVSLERLGSVDRTDVQLKLQKLDLLEQEYHRLTETQSSTERKIRQLERKLQEEEHQRKLVQEKAAQLQTGLEANRLLIQSVSPRPHKSSRIKPKKLATKKHPSQPQPHYRLSLGDVPFVTGTSTGSSHSVRANVQHVLHLMTQHHPQLCNERVLGHAPSANHSTSSSSSCGEELSELLLTLQDEFGQMSFEQQGLARQIQSCGSDRLRQDLEREMESLVKRMENKGEQIAKVRRHQARMETWRRRCGGQKSAGGRGAQVKVKERPGERSRDSLRLLKDMRSLQTSLCSWEY
- the LOC128029103 gene encoding centrosomal protein of 57 kDa isoform X1 translates to MDASSKPSARREKEGVTAPLRGRLMSDTASLPSYTEYPSGRPFINTHLPFTNRVTKAFPESSGAAILSALKNLQEKIRLLELERCDAQKKLQTVSRESTHSDHTHTNHDLLSQLSAAEAQCSRLERHLEHMRKTVRNTESDRSAVLRRQVSLERLGSVDRTDVQLKLQKLDLLEQEYHRLTETQSSTERKIRQLERKLQEEEHQRKLVQEKAAQLQTGLEANRLLIQSVSPRPHKSSRIKPKKLATKKHPSQPQPHYRLSLGDVPFVTGTSTGSSHSVRANVQHVLHLMTQHHPQLCNERVLGHAPSANHSTSSSSSCGEELSELLLTLQDEFGQMSFEQQGLARQIQSCGSDRLRQDLEREMESLVKRMENKGEQIAKVRRHQARMETWRRRCGGQKSAGGRGAQVKVKERPGERSRDSLRLLKDMRSLQTSLCSWEY